Proteins encoded in a region of the Mucispirillum schaedleri ASF457 genome:
- a CDS encoding IS3 family transposase: MFKKAGSLNAVKGTESSTEKAQIITALRLYYSLDILLSVSNMKRSTYYYNVKKPAALDKYAEVKTSILEIYEKSNKTYGYPRISKVLEKLGYTYDRKTVYKLMKELKISSLIRVKKRYKQGRVSHICSNKLNRAFTSERPCLKWVTDVAEIKINNEKVYLSAIMDLYNREITAYSVSKYNNEEMVIDNLKQAIDKTKDTTGLMIHSDQGILYQANQFRKLLKENNIEQSMSRRGNCYDNAVMESFFATLKCELVYINKFKNIEQFKYELEKYIDFYNNYRIKANGLTPLQEKEIYLVA; this comes from the coding sequence ATATTTAAAAAAGCTGGAAGCCTTAATGCAGTCAAAGGAACAGAGAGTTCAACAGAAAAAGCACAAATAATAACTGCATTAAGGCTGTATTACAGTTTGGATATCCTGTTGTCTGTGAGTAATATGAAAAGAAGCACTTACTATTATAATGTTAAAAAGCCTGCTGCATTAGATAAATATGCAGAAGTCAAGACATCTATATTAGAAATATATGAAAAATCTAACAAGACTTATGGTTATCCAAGAATATCAAAGGTATTAGAGAAACTGGGTTATACTTATGACAGGAAGACAGTGTATAAATTGATGAAAGAACTAAAAATTTCATCACTAATCAGGGTTAAGAAAAGGTATAAACAAGGCAGAGTAAGTCATATATGCAGCAATAAATTAAACAGAGCCTTTACAAGTGAGAGACCATGTTTAAAATGGGTAACAGATGTGGCAGAGATAAAAATTAATAATGAAAAGGTGTATTTATCAGCAATAATGGATTTGTATAACAGAGAAATAACAGCATACAGTGTAAGCAAATATAATAATGAAGAAATGGTAATAGATAATTTAAAACAGGCAATAGATAAAACAAAAGATACAACAGGGTTAATGATACATTCAGACCAGGGTATATTATATCAGGCTAATCAATTTAGAAAGTTATTAAAGGAAAATAATATAGAGCAGAGTATGTCAAGGCGTGGCAACTGCTATGATAATGCTGTTATGGAAAGTTTCTTTGCTACTTTAAAATGTGAATTGGTTTATATTAACAAATTCAAAAATATAGAACAGTTTAAATATGAACTTGAAAAATATATTGATTTCTATAATAATTACAGAATAAAAGCTAATGGACTTACACCTTTACAGGAAAAAGAAATTTATTTAGTGGCTTAG
- a CDS encoding 5-bromo-4-chloroindolyl phosphate hydrolysis family protein, translating to MYNIDDGSSAFGRLSSMAAVIQIFAGFAFIIFSIISFNNIIFLILGIIPGIVLIIIGFLIFARFIRALKYYNIYMSGAYSLQDISDILMDSKRNIKKDIEKMASLGIMPNARFDSYDNLVFSNDIKEEDVIEVSVDENSSEEVIQEISSINQWKKYLVEISSAENEFKSQDIAFSLYRLEKILRKILEYLEKHCEKEKDVKKLMDFHLPSALKLISSYRELQKSGLNTFNIQKTKDDIVSACDKIHEAFCGVLEDLYNDKAIDVSADIQVLKMMLAREGLLDRDTFKIKK from the coding sequence GTGTATAATATAGATGATGGAAGTTCTGCATTTGGCAGGCTTTCAAGTATGGCAGCAGTAATACAGATTTTTGCTGGATTTGCATTTATCATATTTTCAATAATTTCTTTTAACAACATTATTTTCCTTATTTTAGGAATTATTCCCGGTATTGTTCTGATTATTATCGGGTTTTTGATATTTGCCCGCTTTATCAGAGCTTTAAAATATTATAATATATATATGTCAGGTGCTTATTCTTTGCAGGATATTTCTGATATTTTAATGGATTCAAAAAGGAATATAAAAAAAGATATTGAAAAAATGGCTTCGCTTGGTATTATGCCTAATGCTCGGTTTGATTCCTATGATAATCTAGTATTTTCTAATGATATAAAAGAAGAAGATGTTATTGAAGTATCTGTTGATGAAAACAGCAGCGAAGAAGTGATACAGGAAATTTCTTCAATTAATCAGTGGAAAAAATATTTGGTAGAAATAAGCAGTGCTGAAAATGAGTTTAAATCGCAGGATATAGCTTTTAGTCTTTACAGGTTAGAAAAAATTTTAAGAAAAATATTAGAATATTTAGAAAAACACTGTGAAAAAGAAAAAGATGTTAAAAAACTTATGGACTTTCATCTTCCTTCTGCATTAAAATTAATATCATCATACAGAGAGCTGCAAAAATCAGGCTTAAATACTTTTAATATACAAAAAACAAAGGATGATATTGTTTCTGCATGCGATAAAATACATGAAGCATTCTGTGGTGTATTAGAAGATTTATATAATGATAAAGCAATAGATGTGTCAGCAGATATTCAGGTATTGAAAATGATGCTTGCAAGAGAAGGATTGTTAGATAGAGATACATTTAAAATAAAAAAATAA
- a CDS encoding IS30 family transposase, which produces MEFLNSDLSVRKEYSAYYSLNIRQGLMSKTGRKLQYNIEYGLLDYIQSKLDEKYSPDVISGELRHQCISTISTQTIYNYISLGLLESIEYRKYTKQCKSNPRTAYNNTRGRSIDERPFELKERLYGNWEMDTVVGKQGSKSALLVLTERVSRFEIIIKLRNKTQKSIIAALDKLERKYKDKFSLIFKSITVDNGVEFLDMAGLEKSVYDKVSKRTTIYYAHPYCSWERGSNENNNKLIRKFIKKKTDIKNFSAAYIKKIQDWMNNYPRKLFNYKSANDIFYENLNNCLKCCNRF; this is translated from the coding sequence AGTGCATACTATTCTCTAAATATAAGGCAAGGTTTAATGAGTAAAACAGGTAGGAAATTACAATATAACATTGAATATGGCTTATTAGACTATATACAGAGTAAGTTAGATGAGAAGTATTCCCCAGATGTTATATCTGGAGAGTTAAGGCATCAGTGTATATCAACAATAAGTACCCAAACAATATATAACTATATATCATTAGGACTATTAGAAAGTATAGAATATAGAAAATATACTAAACAATGTAAAAGTAATCCACGAACAGCCTATAATAATACACGCGGCAGAAGTATAGACGAACGACCATTTGAACTGAAAGAGCGACTATATGGCAATTGGGAGATGGATACAGTGGTGGGCAAACAAGGCAGTAAATCAGCCTTACTGGTGCTTACAGAACGAGTATCACGGTTTGAAATAATAATCAAATTAAGAAATAAAACACAGAAAAGTATAATAGCAGCATTAGATAAGTTAGAAAGAAAGTATAAAGATAAATTCAGCTTAATATTTAAGAGCATAACAGTAGATAATGGTGTAGAATTTTTAGATATGGCAGGTTTAGAAAAATCAGTGTATGATAAAGTATCTAAACGAACAACTATTTATTATGCTCACCCTTATTGCTCTTGGGAGAGGGGAAGTAATGAGAATAATAATAAACTTATAAGGAAATTTATTAAAAAGAAAACTGATATTAAAAACTTTTCAGCTGCTTATATTAAAAAAATACAAGACTGGATGAATAATTATCCTAGAAAATTATTTAATTATAAATCGGCTAATGATATATTTTATGAGAACTTAAACAACTGCTTAAAATGTTGCAATCGTTTTTAG
- a CDS encoding molybdopterin molybdotransferase MoeA, whose protein sequence is MILEADDAVEIILKHIEPISTERVSIFDAVNRISAESVVSRRNLPPFDTSAMDGYAIKAEDTANGSASLKVKGVIAAGDNVAGLSINNGECYRIMTGAFLPCGADSVIQHELTDNGKEIVNISQQVKNGFCVRYKGEDLKDGSVIERTGERFTAYHIGRYVSAGIFYTAVYRKPRIALISTGNEIADPAMQDNPDMIFDSNSQMAKIFFQQLGAEVSYIGVVPDDKQALLDTFKSLKNFDMIVTSAGISAGDFDYMNLIADQLGIKWHFNKINQKPGQHMAFGFMGHTPVFACPGNPVSAMFCNFYYTKPALLKMMGLKEHRNKPVKVILAEDVFKKKGRVQFDRVQLKIENGVMKAYPFTTQDSHIIQSLVAANAYAKFTNEMVGTLKAGTEIYAYVFNAEQVLG, encoded by the coding sequence ATGATATTAGAAGCAGATGATGCAGTTGAGATTATTTTAAAACATATAGAGCCAATCAGCACAGAAAGAGTATCTATTTTTGATGCAGTTAATAGAATTAGTGCAGAAAGCGTGGTTTCAAGAAGAAATTTACCGCCTTTTGATACATCTGCAATGGATGGTTATGCAATAAAAGCAGAAGATACAGCAAATGGCAGTGCATCTTTAAAAGTAAAAGGGGTTATTGCAGCAGGGGATAATGTTGCAGGGCTTTCTATTAATAATGGGGAATGTTATAGAATAATGACTGGTGCATTTTTGCCCTGTGGAGCAGACAGTGTTATCCAGCATGAACTTACAGATAATGGCAAAGAAATTGTAAATATTTCTCAGCAGGTAAAAAATGGCTTTTGTGTCCGCTATAAAGGAGAAGATTTAAAAGATGGCAGTGTTATAGAAAGAACAGGTGAAAGATTTACTGCATATCATATAGGCAGATATGTTTCAGCAGGTATATTTTATACAGCAGTATATAGAAAGCCAAGAATTGCATTAATATCTACAGGTAATGAAATTGCAGACCCTGCAATGCAGGATAATCCTGATATGATATTTGATTCTAACAGCCAGATGGCAAAAATCTTTTTTCAGCAGCTTGGAGCAGAAGTTTCATATATAGGTGTTGTCCCTGATGATAAACAGGCACTGCTTGATACATTTAAATCCTTGAAAAATTTTGATATGATTGTTACATCAGCAGGAATTAGTGCAGGTGATTTTGACTATATGAATTTAATTGCAGACCAGCTTGGTATAAAATGGCATTTTAATAAAATTAACCAAAAACCAGGTCAGCACATGGCATTTGGTTTTATGGGGCATACACCAGTATTTGCATGTCCAGGCAACCCTGTTAGTGCAATGTTTTGCAATTTTTATTATACAAAACCTGCACTTTTAAAAATGATGGGTTTAAAAGAACATAGAAACAAGCCTGTAAAAGTTATTTTAGCAGAAGATGTTTTTAAGAAAAAAGGCAGAGTTCAGTTTGACAGAGTGCAGCTTAAAATAGAAAATGGAGTAATGAAAGCATATCCTTTTACTACTCAGGATTCCCATATTATACAATCCCTTGTTGCTGCAAATGCTTATGCAAAATTTACAAATGAAATGGTGGGAACACTAAAAGCAGGAACAGAAATATATGCTTATGTATTTAATGCAGAGCAGGTGCTTGGTTAA
- a CDS encoding toxic anion resistance protein, with translation MDNKKENTLTEVEQAVKSINKDIAAQTSQLAPKMDMEPLNDEELKQIEDYAASIDIHNTSTVISYGASAQRKVAEFSESALGNVTAKDLGAVGDALTSVITELKGFEIDKDDKGFFSFFRRSAKKGANKVMALKTSYEKAEANIERVVQVLEKHQVTLLKDVAMLDKLYELNKGYFRELTMYIEAGKKKLASIQDNELHNLRAKAQESKLPEDAQAVKDLLDLYSRFEKKIHDLELTRTISLQMGPQIRLIQSNDIQMSEKIQSTMVNTIPLWKSQMVLALGITHSQDAAKAHREVTDMTNKLLTQNAETLKMATIETAKEVERGIVDIETLKTTNANLISTLDEVLKIQEEGRQGRKQAELELNKIEEDLKNKLMGLADKK, from the coding sequence ATGGATAACAAAAAAGAAAATACACTTACAGAAGTAGAGCAGGCTGTTAAAAGTATTAATAAAGATATTGCTGCACAAACTTCGCAGCTTGCTCCTAAAATGGATATGGAACCATTAAATGATGAAGAATTAAAACAAATAGAAGATTATGCTGCTTCTATTGATATTCATAATACAAGCACAGTTATTTCATATGGTGCATCAGCTCAAAGAAAGGTTGCTGAATTTTCAGAATCAGCTCTTGGAAATGTTACAGCAAAAGATTTAGGTGCAGTAGGTGATGCTTTAACAAGTGTTATTACAGAATTAAAAGGCTTTGAAATAGATAAAGACGATAAGGGATTTTTCAGCTTTTTCAGACGCAGTGCTAAAAAAGGTGCAAATAAAGTAATGGCACTTAAAACAAGCTATGAAAAAGCAGAAGCAAATATTGAAAGAGTTGTGCAGGTTCTTGAAAAACATCAGGTTACATTGTTAAAAGATGTGGCTATGCTTGATAAACTTTATGAACTTAATAAAGGCTATTTTAGAGAGCTTACAATGTATATTGAAGCAGGCAAGAAAAAACTAGCATCTATTCAGGATAATGAACTGCATAATTTAAGAGCAAAAGCACAAGAATCAAAGCTGCCTGAAGATGCTCAGGCTGTTAAAGATTTACTTGACTTATACAGCAGGTTTGAAAAGAAAATCCATGATTTAGAGCTTACTAGAACAATATCTTTGCAAATGGGACCGCAAATAAGGCTTATTCAAAGCAATGATATTCAAATGAGTGAAAAAATACAGTCTACAATGGTAAATACTATCCCATTATGGAAAAGCCAGATGGTTTTAGCACTTGGCATAACTCATTCTCAGGATGCTGCAAAAGCTCATAGAGAAGTTACAGATATGACTAATAAACTGCTTACTCAAAATGCTGAAACTTTAAAAATGGCAACTATTGAAACTGCAAAAGAAGTGGAAAGGGGCATTGTTGATATAGAGACATTAAAAACAACTAATGCAAATCTTATATCCACGCTTGATGAAGTATTAAAAATACAAGAAGAAGGCAGACAGGGAAGAAAACAAGCAGAACTTGAATTAAACAAAATAGAAGAAGATTTAAAAAACAAACTGATGGGACTTGCTGATAAAAAATAA
- the mobA gene encoding molybdenum cofactor guanylyltransferase, translating into MDISYAMLSGGKAKRFGSDKTKALYKEKPLYIYGLETGLKVSCDVMHISKDAEKYKPFLENVRYIQDDLEEICPMSGLIKAAEEAKHDDIFAVSADAPLITWEFIKFLYIRFKDCDGVIPVINGKSYTLMSFYKRDVLQAMIYDYKNKNYKIIKSLEKFNIKYICEDDIFAAGFKRKIFTNINFQEDLNKLDVENE; encoded by the coding sequence ATGGATATATCTTATGCCATGCTAAGTGGTGGCAAAGCTAAGCGGTTTGGAAGTGATAAGACAAAAGCATTATATAAAGAAAAACCTTTATATATATATGGTCTTGAAACAGGCTTAAAAGTAAGCTGTGATGTTATGCATATCTCAAAAGATGCAGAAAAATATAAGCCTTTTTTAGAGAATGTGCGGTATATTCAGGACGATTTAGAAGAAATCTGCCCTATGAGCGGCTTAATTAAAGCAGCAGAAGAAGCAAAGCATGATGATATTTTTGCAGTTAGTGCAGATGCACCACTTATTACATGGGAGTTTATAAAGTTTTTATATATTCGCTTTAAAGATTGTGACGGAGTAATACCTGTAATAAATGGCAAAAGTTATACATTGATGAGTTTTTATAAAAGAGATGTATTGCAGGCTATGATTTATGACTATAAAAATAAAAACTATAAAATAATAAAAAGTCTGGAAAAATTTAATATAAAGTATATATGTGAAGATGATATTTTTGCTGCTGGGTTTAAAAGGAAAATATTTACAAATATTAATTTTCAAGAAGACTTAAATAAACTGGATGTAGAAAATGAGTAA